From Methanococcus maripaludis, the proteins below share one genomic window:
- a CDS encoding 6-carboxyhexanoate--CoA ligase yields the protein MFSLKMRASSNGNHVSGAERLVNEEKIEEISSELIKRAMNHENGVPDFINLKVEKVTEKINYIEHLKIKTVNSNSKEKSREFARDILKKELEKYFLKNEKDTEKIDELIDSAFKIIDAGNMRGAAILDLDGNRLEKSSDRGIRVRNIDTAEELSKKILKDDSLTERTVDAIAIATKVVNCDIIAELCTSDNFSYTTGYVATKEGYFRILNLKDSGQVGGRVFFAENSDIDELYDKLENMPVIVY from the coding sequence ATGTTTAGTTTAAAAATGAGAGCTTCAAGCAATGGAAATCACGTTTCAGGGGCTGAAAGGTTAGTTAATGAAGAAAAAATTGAAGAAATTTCTTCAGAATTGATAAAACGTGCAATGAATCACGAAAATGGGGTTCCCGATTTTATAAATTTGAAAGTGGAAAAAGTCACTGAAAAGATAAATTACATTGAGCACCTCAAAATAAAAACGGTTAATTCAAACTCAAAAGAAAAGTCTAGAGAATTTGCAAGAGATATCTTGAAAAAAGAGTTAGAAAAATATTTTTTGAAGAATGAAAAAGATACTGAAAAAATTGATGAATTGATTGACTCTGCATTTAAAATAATTGATGCAGGAAATATGCGGGGAGCCGCAATTTTAGATTTAGATGGAAACCGGCTTGAAAAAAGTTCAGATCGAGGAATTAGGGTAAGAAATATTGATACAGCTGAAGAATTATCTAAAAAAATTTTAAAAGATGATTCGTTAACCGAAAGAACTGTTGATGCAATTGCAATTGCAACAAAAGTTGTAAACTGTGACATTATTGCAGAACTCTGTACCTCTGATAACTTTTCTTATACAACAGGTTACGTTGCAACTAAGGAAGGATACTTTAGAATATTAAATCTTAAAGATAGCGGCCAGGTTGGGGGACGGGTATTCTTTGCTGAAAATTCTGATATCGATGAACTCTACGATAAACTTGAAAATATGCCCGTGATTGTTTATTAG
- the bioD gene encoding dethiobiotin synthase, whose amino-acid sequence MGKILKGRGVNVGYIKPIESGGVEDTTYAKTELELSEDLAVLNPINLKNPLSPNIAAAVEDVEIDIDKIKESFQKLKESHEYLIVEGAGGVCVPIKSDYLMADLIKDLNLPCVLVSRPDLGTINHTILSVEYLRNKGILVKGVIINCIDELKDIPYYEETFNAIEEFGHVEIIGVVKNKDDYSINIDKLL is encoded by the coding sequence TTGGGAAAGATTTTGAAAGGACGAGGTGTAAATGTTGGATATATAAAACCTATCGAGTCAGGGGGAGTTGAAGATACAACTTATGCTAAAACTGAACTTGAACTTTCCGAAGATTTGGCAGTATTAAATCCAATAAACTTAAAAAATCCGCTATCTCCAAATATCGCAGCAGCAGTTGAAGATGTTGAAATAGATATTGACAAAATAAAAGAATCATTCCAAAAATTGAAAGAATCTCACGAATATTTAATTGTTGAAGGGGCTGGCGGAGTATGCGTTCCTATAAAATCAGATTATTTAATGGCAGATTTAATTAAAGATTTAAATTTACCCTGTGTTTTGGTTTCAAGGCCGGACCTTGGAACAATTAATCACACGATACTATCAGTTGAATACTTGCGAAATAAAGGAATATTGGTAAAAGGAGTTATTATAAACTGCATTGACGAATTAAAAGACATTCCGTATTATGAAGAAACTTTTAATGCAATTGAAGAGTTTGGACACGTTGAAATAATCGGTGTTGTAAAAAATAAAGATGATTACTCGATAAATATTGATAAATTGCTTTAA
- a CDS encoding 30S ribosomal protein S15: MARLHSGKRGSSGSTRPLRTEVPEWVSMSAEDIEAKIVEMAKDGKQSAIIGNILRDMYGVPNVKLITGKSVSSIMKEAGFYAEVPEDLFNLMKKAINLRNHLENNPRDTHSTVGLKLIESKIRRLVKYYRGTKVLPAKWRYSPETARLLVE, from the coding sequence ATGGCAAGATTACACTCAGGAAAAAGAGGTTCCTCCGGTTCAACGAGACCATTAAGAACAGAAGTTCCAGAATGGGTTTCAATGAGCGCTGAGGATATTGAAGCAAAAATCGTTGAAATGGCAAAAGACGGTAAACAGTCAGCTATTATCGGAAACATTTTAAGAGATATGTACGGAGTTCCTAACGTAAAATTAATCACCGGCAAAAGCGTTTCATCAATCATGAAAGAAGCTGGATTTTACGCAGAAGTTCCAGAAGATCTCTTCAACTTAATGAAAAAAGCAATCAACTTGAGAAACCACTTGGAAAACAACCCAAGAGATACACACTCAACAGTTGGTTTAAAATTAATCGAATCAAAAATCAGAAGATTGGTTAAGTACTACCGAGGTACAAAAGTATTGCCAGCTAAATGGAGATACTCACCAGAAACTGCAAGATTATTGGTCGAATAA
- a CDS encoding aminotransferase class I/II-fold pyridoxal phosphate-dependent enzyme, whose amino-acid sequence MFRENLKKELDLIKNQNLYRKLKLEDNIRLNFSKNDYLGLSKNNEVINAYNDGLNYGAGATGSRLTSGNINHEELEETISEFKKTEKSLVYSSGYGTNLGVISSLCKKGDLVLSDELNHASIVDGIRLSRSDKKIYSHNNMQELIEILENSRNYENKFIVSDAVFSMDGDIAPVDELKKIADEYNAVLILDDAHGTGVLGNGKGTLHHFKIKPTDNIIQIGTLSKAVGTVGGFVCGIEELIDYLINTSRSFIYSTALPPAVISASIKSFELIKSGELTAKLSKNINTANKIFKSSGFIEEEKITPIYPFIFGKDSIKISEELLKYKIFCVGIRYPTVKRGFERIRLSITAENKKEDFEYLCECISKIKNG is encoded by the coding sequence ATGTTTAGGGAAAACTTAAAAAAAGAGCTTGATTTGATAAAAAATCAAAATCTATATCGAAAATTAAAATTAGAAGATAATATTCGTTTAAACTTTTCTAAAAACGATTATTTGGGACTTTCAAAAAACAATGAAGTAATTAACGCATACAATGATGGACTGAACTATGGGGCCGGTGCAACTGGCTCAAGGCTTACTTCTGGAAACATAAACCACGAAGAACTTGAAGAAACAATTTCTGAATTTAAGAAAACTGAAAAATCATTAGTTTATTCTTCAGGATATGGTACAAATTTAGGTGTTATAAGTTCGCTCTGTAAAAAAGGAGATTTGGTATTAAGCGATGAATTAAACCATGCATCCATAGTTGATGGAATAAGACTTTCAAGATCTGACAAAAAAATTTACTCCCACAATAACATGCAGGAGTTAATAGAAATTTTAGAAAATAGCAGAAATTACGAAAATAAATTTATTGTATCTGATGCAGTTTTCAGCATGGATGGAGATATTGCGCCAGTAGACGAATTAAAAAAAATAGCGGATGAATATAACGCGGTATTAATACTTGATGATGCACATGGAACAGGTGTTTTAGGAAATGGAAAAGGAACACTTCACCATTTTAAAATAAAACCAACGGACAATATTATTCAAATTGGAACCCTTTCAAAAGCAGTCGGAACGGTCGGCGGATTTGTATGTGGAATCGAAGAATTAATCGATTATTTAATAAACACATCCCGAAGTTTTATTTATTCAACGGCTCTTCCTCCTGCAGTAATTTCTGCAAGTATTAAATCCTTTGAATTAATTAAATCTGGTGAATTAACTGCCAAATTATCCAAAAATATCAATACTGCAAATAAAATTTTCAAATCATCAGGGTTTATCGAAGAAGAAAAGATTACTCCGATATATCCGTTTATATTTGGTAAAGACTCGATAAAAATTTCAGAAGAACTTTTAAAATACAAAATATTCTGTGTTGGGATTCGCTACCCCACAGTTAAAAGAGGTTTTGAAAGAATACGGCTGAGTATAACCGCAGAAAATAAAAAGGAAGATTTTGAATATTTGTGTGAATGTATTTCAAAAATAAAAAATGGGTGA
- a CDS encoding tRNA uridine(34) 5-carboxymethylaminomethyl modification radical SAM/GNAT enzyme Elp3: MSDYSEFIRCIISNLLVEKEKIKDLDPKRKKQKVEDIKARCLRKFDLNVGFPPNSDIISQASEEEKKELLPLLRKKPIRTLSGVAVVAVMTSPEPCPHGKCSFCPGGKESNFGDVPQSYTGKEPATMRGVMYNFDPYVQTSERLSQLEKVGHPTDKVELIIMGGTFPARDIEYQENFIKRCLDAMNGEVSETLQKAQEKNETAKHRCVALTVETRPDYCNEKEINEMLKLGTTRVELGIQSTNDEVLEFVKRGHGTDASIKATQLLKDSGLKVSYHLIPGLPKTTPEMDKETIKTVFENPNFKPDLIKFYPCLVIPGTEVYELWQSGEFNPMTDETAVEVITYGKSIMPKWVRTSRIQRDIPVTVIDAGVKKSNLGELVYNNLEEEGIKCKCIRCREVGHVTYKKGIKPDLESIKLCREDYEASGGKEIFLSFEDTKNDLLIGYLRLRIPNNPFRKEITDKSALIRQVHVCGQQKELEGSSKELSWQHKGYGRLLIDEAEKIAREFNKDQILINSGIGVREYYKKLGYKRVGPYMGKILK; encoded by the coding sequence TTGAGCGACTATTCAGAATTTATACGTTGTATCATTTCTAATCTTTTAGTTGAAAAGGAAAAAATAAAAGATCTGGATCCAAAGAGGAAAAAACAAAAAGTGGAGGATATCAAGGCAAGATGTCTTCGTAAATTCGATTTAAACGTGGGATTTCCTCCAAATTCAGATATTATCAGTCAAGCTTCAGAAGAAGAAAAAAAGGAATTACTTCCACTTTTGAGAAAAAAACCAATAAGAACACTCTCAGGCGTTGCGGTTGTTGCAGTAATGACTTCCCCTGAACCATGTCCGCATGGAAAATGTTCATTCTGTCCCGGTGGAAAAGAAAGTAATTTTGGAGATGTTCCGCAAAGTTATACTGGAAAAGAACCTGCGACAATGCGGGGAGTAATGTATAATTTTGATCCATACGTTCAAACAAGTGAAAGGCTTTCACAACTTGAAAAAGTGGGTCACCCAACAGACAAGGTAGAATTGATAATAATGGGCGGAACTTTTCCAGCAAGAGACATTGAATATCAAGAAAACTTCATAAAAAGATGTCTTGATGCAATGAATGGCGAAGTTTCAGAAACACTTCAAAAAGCACAGGAAAAAAACGAAACTGCAAAGCACAGGTGTGTTGCACTTACTGTTGAAACAAGGCCTGATTATTGCAATGAAAAAGAAATAAATGAAATGTTAAAATTAGGAACTACGAGAGTTGAACTTGGAATTCAAAGTACAAACGATGAAGTTTTAGAGTTTGTAAAAAGAGGACACGGAACTGATGCGTCAATTAAAGCAACACAGCTTTTAAAGGACAGCGGATTGAAAGTTTCATACCACTTAATTCCTGGACTTCCAAAAACAACTCCAGAAATGGATAAAGAAACAATTAAAACAGTATTTGAAAATCCAAACTTCAAACCTGATTTGATTAAATTTTACCCCTGCCTTGTTATTCCTGGAACAGAAGTCTATGAATTATGGCAAAGTGGAGAATTTAACCCAATGACTGATGAAACGGCAGTAGAAGTTATCACCTATGGAAAATCAATCATGCCAAAATGGGTCAGGACTTCAAGAATTCAAAGAGATATTCCTGTAACCGTAATTGATGCGGGAGTTAAGAAAAGTAACCTTGGAGAACTCGTTTACAATAATTTGGAAGAAGAAGGAATAAAATGTAAATGTATAAGGTGCAGGGAAGTAGGCCACGTTACATACAAAAAAGGAATAAAACCGGATTTAGAAAGTATCAAATTATGCAGGGAAGATTACGAAGCAAGTGGTGGAAAAGAGATATTTTTATCATTTGAAGATACTAAAAATGATCTTTTGATAGGTTATTTAAGACTTAGAATACCAAATAATCCATTTAGAAAAGAAATAACCGATAAATCTGCACTTATAAGGCAGGTTCATGTTTGTGGACAGCAGAAAGAACTTGAAGGTAGCTCAAAAGAACTTTCGTGGCAGCACAAAGGCTACGGCAGACTTTTAATTGACGAAGCTGAGAAAATCGCAAGAGAGTTCAATAAAGATCAAATATTAATCAATAGCGGAATAGGTGTTCGAGAATACTATAAAAAACTTGGATACAAAAGAGTCGGTCCGTATATGGGTAAAATTCTTAAATAA
- a CDS encoding nucleoside recognition domain-containing protein, with product MDSTLIAGAFYSSFLYTVRISVVVLLTIYIVNYFVNRGLLEKISNYASPVTKKLNLNSFLVSSILVSFFSPTVGYTMLADGITEKELTQTEVLAGTLANSFPAVLSHVLTYYIPVVIPILGYTGIIYVILRLSIAFTKSILGLFILLIISRKNIGKIKSRGSKINNKISPFEKTFKFARRFVPIMFISMFLVLYLSKIGFFDVFSTIVMPVTNIFNLNPNTGILAITEIINVSAAMVMAGTFLNEASLTQNEVLIGLIFGNIVAFSTRSVKHSIPLHFSLFGSKMGTKVIILNSGVTIILDILIIGFLIMI from the coding sequence TTGGATAGTACATTAATTGCAGGCGCTTTTTACAGCTCTTTTTTGTATACTGTGAGGATTTCTGTAGTTGTACTGTTAACCATTTACATTGTAAATTATTTTGTGAATCGGGGGCTTTTGGAAAAAATTTCAAATTATGCATCCCCAGTAACCAAAAAACTTAATTTAAACAGCTTTTTAGTTTCATCAATACTCGTTTCCTTTTTCAGCCCCACTGTTGGTTACACCATGCTTGCAGATGGGATAACTGAAAAAGAATTAACACAAACAGAAGTTTTGGCAGGAACATTGGCAAATTCGTTTCCTGCAGTACTCTCACACGTTTTAACGTATTATATTCCTGTAGTAATACCAATTTTAGGGTATACTGGAATAATTTATGTAATTTTAAGGCTTTCGATTGCATTTACAAAAAGTATATTGGGATTATTCATTTTATTAATAATTTCAAGAAAAAATATTGGAAAAATAAAAAGCCGTGGAAGTAAAATAAATAATAAAATTAGTCCTTTTGAAAAGACATTTAAATTTGCAAGAAGATTTGTTCCGATAATGTTTATTTCAATGTTTTTGGTACTTTACTTGTCAAAAATAGGATTTTTCGATGTTTTTTCCACAATTGTAATGCCTGTAACGAATATTTTTAATTTAAATCCAAATACTGGAATTTTGGCAATAACAGAGATAATAAATGTTTCAGCTGCAATGGTGATGGCAGGAACATTCTTAAATGAAGCCTCATTAACTCAAAATGAAGTTTTAATTGGCCTTATATTTGGAAATATTGTGGCATTTTCTACAAGATCGGTAAAACATTCGATTCCACTTCATTTTTCATTATTTGGTTCTAAAATGGGTACAAAAGTAATAATTTTAAATTCAGGAGTTACAATAATTTTAGATATCCTGATAATAGGTTTTTTAATTATGATTTAG
- the mtrA gene encoding tetrahydromethanopterin S-methyltransferase subunit A: MADKKAPAAGWPVANGEYVVGNPESCVAVVTLGSHGLDQAAIDAGAAISGPCHTENLGIEKVVANYISNPNIRFMVITGSEVQGHITGQCIKALYENGIGDDGGIIGAKGAIPFMENVGTEPVGRLQSQIVECIDLIDVEDTGKISDAIKNCISKDPGAFEEDPMVIELEGGAAAAGEESTSIKPTSPEMALLEARMRIVSEKMNEAAMIAKFNSGYYNGKIQGIAIGLFLSIVIFSLL; encoded by the coding sequence ATGGCAGATAAAAAAGCCCCAGCAGCAGGATGGCCTGTTGCTAACGGTGAATACGTAGTGGGTAACCCTGAAAGCTGTGTTGCAGTAGTTACACTCGGTTCCCACGGTTTGGACCAGGCTGCAATTGACGCTGGTGCAGCTATTTCAGGACCATGCCACACAGAAAACTTAGGAATTGAAAAAGTTGTTGCAAACTACATTTCAAACCCGAACATTAGATTTATGGTAATTACTGGATCAGAAGTTCAAGGACACATTACTGGACAATGTATCAAAGCATTATATGAAAACGGAATTGGTGACGATGGTGGTATCATCGGAGCTAAAGGAGCTATTCCTTTCATGGAAAATGTAGGAACAGAACCAGTTGGAAGACTTCAAAGCCAAATCGTTGAATGCATTGATTTAATCGATGTTGAAGACACTGGAAAAATTTCAGATGCAATCAAAAACTGTATCTCAAAAGACCCAGGAGCATTTGAAGAAGATCCTATGGTTATTGAATTAGAAGGTGGCGCAGCTGCTGCTGGTGAAGAATCCACTTCAATTAAACCTACTTCACCTGAAATGGCGTTATTAGAAGCTAGAATGAGAATTGTCTCCGAAAAAATGAATGAAGCTGCAATGATTGCTAAATTTAACTCAGGATACTACAACGGAAAAATCCAAGGTATTGCAATAGGATTGTTCCTTTCAATTGTGATATTCTCATTACTCTAA
- a CDS encoding nicotinamide-nucleotide adenylyltransferase: protein MRAFLIGRWQPFHKGHLEIIKKISAEVDEIIVGIGSCQKSHTLTDPFTAGERMMMITKTLENYDINYYAIPIIDIDYNAVWVSSVESLTPPFTTIYTGNSLVRELFSERNYVVKKPELYNRTDYSGTKIRKKMLEGSAWEHLVPEEVVKVIEEIDGINRIRRLNEKDYDEE, encoded by the coding sequence ATGAGAGCTTTTCTAATCGGCAGGTGGCAGCCATTTCACAAAGGGCATTTAGAAATAATTAAAAAAATCTCTGCGGAAGTTGACGAGATAATTGTGGGCATTGGAAGCTGTCAAAAAAGTCATACTCTAACAGACCCGTTCACTGCAGGGGAAAGAATGATGATGATTACAAAAACACTTGAAAATTACGACATAAATTATTACGCAATTCCAATCATCGATATAGATTATAATGCTGTATGGGTTTCGTCTGTAGAGTCATTAACCCCCCCATTTACTACCATTTACACGGGAAATTCACTTGTTAGAGAACTATTCTCTGAAAGAAATTATGTGGTTAAAAAACCAGAATTATACAATAGAACAGACTACTCTGGAACAAAAATAAGGAAAAAAATGTTAGAAGGCAGTGCTTGGGAACACCTAGTTCCTGAAGAAGTCGTAAAGGTAATTGAAGAAATCGATGGAATCAACAGAATCAGAAGATTAAACGAAAAAGACTACGATGAAGAATAA
- the mtrA gene encoding tetrahydromethanopterin S-methyltransferase subunit A, whose amino-acid sequence MADKKAPAAGWPVANGEYVVGNPESCVAVVTLGSHGLDQAAIDAGAAISGPCHTENLGIEKVVANYISNPNIRFMVITGSEVQGHITGQCIKALYENGIGDDGGIIGAKGAIPFMENVGTEPVGRLQSQIVECIDLIDVEDTGKISDAIKNCISKDPGAFEEDPMVIELEGGAAAAGEEEGGLMIEGIPTVAEPDIESMKSLNEALDYKVGLMTRDIGLASGVQTETVTGLMYGSVFAVALVAIPIALKFLMG is encoded by the coding sequence ATGGCAGATAAAAAAGCCCCCGCAGCAGGATGGCCTGTTGCTAACGGTGAATACGTAGTGGGTAACCCTGAAAGCTGTGTTGCAGTAGTTACACTCGGTTCCCACGGTTTGGACCAGGCTGCAATTGACGCTGGTGCAGCTATTTCAGGACCATGCCACACAGAAAACTTAGGAATTGAAAAAGTTGTTGCAAACTACATTTCAAACCCGAACATTAGATTTATGGTAATTACTGGATCAGAAGTTCAAGGACACATTACTGGACAATGTATCAAAGCATTATATGAAAACGGAATTGGTGACGATGGTGGTATCATCGGAGCTAAAGGAGCTATTCCTTTCATGGAAAATGTAGGAACAGAACCAGTTGGAAGACTTCAAAGCCAAATCGTTGAATGCATTGATTTAATCGATGTTGAAGACACTGGAAAAATTTCAGATGCAATCAAAAACTGTATCTCAAAAGACCCAGGAGCATTTGAAGAAGATCCTATGGTTATTGAATTAGAAGGTGGCGCAGCTGCTGCTGGTGAGGAAGAAGGAGGCCTCATGATTGAAGGTATCCCTACTGTAGCAGAGCCAGACATTGAATCAATGAAATCATTAAATGAAGCATTGGATTACAAAGTAGGATTGATGACAAGAGACATTGGATTAGCTTCCGGTGTTCAAACTGAAACCGTTACAGGATTAATGTACGGTTCAGTATTTGCTGTCGCATTAGTTGCAATCCCAATAGCTTTAAAATTCTTAATGGGGTGA
- the mtrG gene encoding tetrahydromethanopterin S-methyltransferase subunit MtrG yields MSEIPTVVTPTKDYKRLQAKLDEIENTVENTNAEIIQRTGKKAGRDVGIAYGLAIGFIFVYVLGTVLPLFDLIK; encoded by the coding sequence ATGTCTGAAATTCCAACAGTAGTCACACCAACAAAAGACTACAAAAGACTTCAAGCAAAACTCGATGAAATCGAAAACACCGTTGAAAATACCAACGCTGAAATAATCCAGAGAACCGGTAAAAAGGCAGGAAGAGACGTAGGTATTGCATACGGACTCGCAATAGGATTTATATTTGTATATGTTCTAGGAACCGTTTTACCATTATTTGACTTAATAAAATAA
- the mtrH gene encoding tetrahydromethanopterin S-methyltransferase subunit H, with translation MFRFDKEQMVIEFAGAKFGGQPGEYPTALSGTIFYSRHKIVEDAKKGIFDKKAAEALINKQAEMQDITGNSAFVQVFGGTEEALVNYIDFVSEVWEGPMLLDSTSGKARMAAANRATEAGYANQCIYNSINVAAEDEEIENLTNSDVEASIVLCFDPMDPSVGGKLNVLNDGGKTKDIGMLELAEKAGIKYPLIDVAVTPMGNGAGHAVRAAFAVKAKLGLPVGSGIHNVPSAWDWLREFRKGLREEGKDQIAKDVHHVCDIGANIVQTMTSGDYVLYGPIDNAELAFPAVAMTDMIIAETAKEMGTVPVAEHPLNKLI, from the coding sequence ATGTTTAGATTTGACAAAGAACAAATGGTCATTGAGTTCGCTGGTGCAAAATTCGGTGGACAACCAGGAGAATACCCAACCGCATTATCAGGTACAATTTTCTATTCAAGACACAAAATTGTAGAAGATGCTAAAAAAGGTATCTTCGATAAAAAAGCTGCTGAAGCTTTAATCAACAAACAAGCTGAAATGCAAGACATCACAGGAAATTCAGCATTCGTGCAAGTTTTCGGTGGTACTGAAGAAGCTTTAGTTAACTACATTGATTTTGTTTCCGAAGTATGGGAGGGTCCAATGTTACTCGACTCAACATCCGGTAAAGCAAGAATGGCTGCTGCAAACAGAGCTACAGAAGCAGGATACGCAAACCAGTGTATCTACAACTCAATCAACGTTGCTGCAGAAGACGAAGAAATTGAAAACTTAACAAACAGTGATGTTGAAGCTTCAATCGTTTTATGTTTCGACCCAATGGACCCATCCGTTGGAGGTAAGTTAAACGTATTAAACGATGGTGGTAAAACAAAAGACATCGGTATGTTAGAACTTGCAGAAAAAGCAGGTATTAAATACCCACTCATCGACGTTGCAGTAACCCCAATGGGTAACGGTGCAGGTCACGCTGTTAGAGCTGCTTTCGCAGTTAAAGCAAAACTCGGTTTACCAGTAGGTAGCGGTATTCACAACGTACCTTCCGCATGGGACTGGCTTAGAGAATTCAGAAAAGGATTAAGAGAAGAAGGAAAAGATCAGATCGCAAAAGACGTACACCACGTATGTGACATTGGTGCAAACATTGTACAGACAATGACGTCAGGTGACTACGTTTTATACGGTCCAATCGACAATGCTGAACTTGCATTCCCTGCAGTTGCAATGACCGATATGATCATCGCAGAAACAGCAAAAGAAATGGGAACAGTGCCTGTTGCAGAACACCCATTAAACAAATTAATTTAA
- a CDS encoding TatD family hydrolase: MNLADFKYIDSHCHVEDKSLNKYREDIVNRAFDKKVQMVTSGTNLGSCRRAVELKEKYGIYVTLGYHPGRVNADDNAIEKVYNFIQSKEKEILAVGEIGLDFDAENIERQENIFKKFIKLAEEVNKPVVIHARGMEERSYEILKNDVISMYHCYSGSLELAKELIENGNFISYSTLVCFSEHHKNLVKNLGLENVVVETDSPYLSPIKGEKNEPKNVIKVIETIWELKKDEYALDEITKIIYNNTKRLYRI; this comes from the coding sequence ATGAATTTAGCGGATTTTAAGTATATCGACTCACACTGTCATGTTGAAGATAAATCGCTCAATAAATATCGTGAAGATATCGTAAATAGGGCGTTTGACAAAAAAGTGCAGATGGTAACAAGCGGTACAAATTTAGGTAGCTGCAGGAGAGCAGTTGAATTAAAAGAGAAATATGGAATTTACGTAACTTTAGGATATCACCCTGGAAGAGTTAATGCGGATGATAATGCAATTGAAAAAGTTTATAATTTTATTCAGTCAAAAGAAAAAGAAATTTTAGCAGTTGGGGAAATTGGGCTTGATTTTGATGCAGAAAATATTGAAAGGCAGGAAAATATATTTAAAAAGTTCATAAAACTTGCAGAAGAAGTAAATAAGCCTGTAGTAATTCATGCAAGGGGCATGGAAGAGCGTTCTTACGAGATTTTAAAGAATGACGTGATTTCAATGTATCACTGCTACAGCGGTTCGCTAGAACTTGCAAAAGAACTAATCGAAAACGGTAATTTTATTTCATATTCTACACTGGTATGCTTTTCAGAACACCACAAAAATCTCGTTAAAAATCTAGGTCTCGAAAATGTCGTTGTTGAAACAGATAGTCCCTACCTTTCGCCTATAAAAGGTGAGAAAAACGAGCCAAAAAATGTAATAAAAGTTATTGAAACGATATGGGAATTAAAAAAGGATGAATACGCTTTAGATGAAATCACTAAAATTATATACAATAACACAAAGAGGTTATATCGTATCTGA
- a CDS encoding DUF2096 family protein, whose protein sequence is MKDAKGIDKQWVILNELASKISKVRPLPEDVYSKLRIANNIITYYLLDEHADFEVLRDAEKEISKIQVILFGLADPGTSKEYLIKMGQALRNEINLEFPLKQTSFNTEVKRKKGSETIRITMPVEVQIEVLGELSEHNGVIFELSQDDEQKILVEGVKERITSALKDFSVIWKFQDN, encoded by the coding sequence ATGAAGGATGCCAAGGGGATTGATAAACAATGGGTAATACTAAACGAACTGGCATCAAAGATTTCTAAAGTTCGGCCACTTCCTGAGGATGTTTATTCAAAACTCAGGATTGCAAACAACATCATTACTTACTATTTACTTGATGAACACGCAGATTTTGAAGTTTTAAGGGATGCTGAAAAAGAAATTTCTAAAATACAAGTAATACTGTTTGGATTAGCTGATCCTGGTACTTCAAAAGAATATCTGATCAAAATGGGTCAGGCATTACGAAATGAAATTAATCTTGAATTCCCACTGAAACAGACTTCATTTAATACTGAAGTTAAACGAAAAAAGGGTTCTGAGACAATAAGAATAACTATGCCAGTAGAAGTTCAAATAGAGGTTCTTGGTGAACTCAGTGAACATAACGGAGTAATATTTGAATTAAGTCAGGATGATGAACAAAAAATCCTTGTAGAAGGGGTAAAAGAGCGAATAACTTCTGCATTAAAAGATTTTTCAGTAATCTGGAAATTTCAGGATAACTAA
- a CDS encoding DUF749 domain-containing protein, with protein MVKFTAKLISIITVEEALNSEVSGTVRVRASHDDRELDPNQNVAILNIEGTTSYQAYFVDPDTDIEKIKADLEKYGAVLNHNSEEIIKKYVERMNNEGCQGD; from the coding sequence ATGGTAAAATTTACTGCAAAATTGATATCGATTATAACCGTGGAAGAAGCACTGAATTCCGAAGTTTCGGGAACTGTTCGTGTTAGGGCTTCTCATGATGATAGGGAACTTGACCCAAATCAAAATGTGGCAATACTTAATATTGAAGGAACTACCAGTTACCAAGCTTACTTTGTAGATCCTGATACTGACATTGAGAAGATAAAGGCAGATCTGGAAAAATACGGTGCAGTATTGAACCACAATTCAGAAGAAATAATTAAAAAATATGTAGAGAGGATGAATAATGAAGGATGCCAAGGGGATTGA